A region from the Kribbella shirazensis genome encodes:
- the lipB gene encoding lipoyl(octanoyl) transferase LipB has protein sequence MRVIEYVEAGFGAGAVDYEAAWDEQRRLHAEVAGGTGSDTVILLEHPPVYTAGKRTEAHERPVDGTPVVDVDRGGKITWHGPGQLVGYPIVKLASHVYVVDYVRRLEEALIGVCAELGVKSGRVKGRSGVWVAADDRGRERKIAAIGIRVAQGVTMHGFALNCNNDLAWFDRIVPCGISDADVTTLSKELGREVTIAEVLDPVRRHLDRFLAWEEYERSPDIDHHEEPPTAITYGLTV, from the coding sequence GTGAGGGTTATCGAGTATGTGGAAGCCGGGTTCGGTGCTGGTGCGGTGGATTATGAGGCCGCGTGGGACGAGCAGCGGCGGCTGCATGCGGAGGTTGCTGGGGGCACCGGTTCGGATACGGTGATTCTGCTCGAGCATCCGCCGGTGTACACGGCAGGTAAGCGCACCGAGGCGCATGAGCGGCCGGTTGACGGTACGCCGGTGGTGGATGTCGACCGCGGTGGGAAGATCACCTGGCACGGGCCCGGGCAGCTGGTCGGGTATCCGATCGTGAAGCTGGCCTCACATGTGTACGTCGTGGACTATGTCCGGCGGCTCGAGGAGGCGCTGATCGGTGTCTGCGCCGAGCTCGGGGTGAAGTCCGGCCGGGTCAAGGGCCGCAGTGGTGTCTGGGTGGCAGCCGACGACCGTGGGCGGGAGCGAAAGATCGCCGCGATCGGGATCCGGGTCGCCCAGGGTGTGACCATGCACGGGTTCGCGCTGAACTGCAACAACGACCTGGCCTGGTTCGACCGGATCGTGCCGTGTGGCATCTCGGACGCCGACGTGACGACGCTGTCCAAGGAGCTCGGCCGCGAGGTCACGATCGCGGAGGTCCTCGACCCGGTACGTCGGCATCTCGACCGGTTCCTCGCGTGGGAAGAGTACGAGCGCAGCCCGGACATCGACCACCACGAGGAACCGCCGACCGCGATCACCTACGGGCTGACGGTCTGA
- a CDS encoding sulfatase has protein sequence MPAPNILLIVSDDHGYADRSRLGVHSDVRTPALDRLAAEGVSCTDAYVTAPICSPSRASIISGRYQQRWGGQWFDSAAFPPDDVPTLAEILRDQGYRTGYFGKVHYGKEDVGDRACPPHHGFEETLYGLAGQSFGRLNYMHHSEDSVTSYGQPAAHHMAVQPLLSGDAPVEHEGFLTAEFGRRAAEFMEAEDERPYFCMVAFNAVHNFCWQLPESELEARGLPAFHDWSPETDGPFMEWYDDVIVPNLPHGREYYLAQLELMDAEIGRLLDVAGDDTIVVYVTDNGGSTCNFGDNAPLRGTKYTLWDGGIRIPMLWRWPGQLPAGRSTDALVSTMDLVPTLAAAAGATVEGADGLDILPVLAGSADVAHENLHWDCGFQWAVRSGDWKLSWVDDDANTRHLRDYEHAPMGEGWFLAHLADDIGEQTNHLADQPDVVARLQSLHAEWRAEVGLEPQTVSP, from the coding sequence TTGCCCGCTCCGAACATTCTGCTAATCGTTTCCGACGACCACGGGTACGCCGACCGCAGCAGGCTCGGTGTGCACTCCGACGTACGTACTCCGGCGCTGGACCGGCTGGCTGCGGAGGGGGTCAGCTGCACCGACGCCTACGTGACAGCTCCGATCTGCAGCCCGTCGCGGGCGTCGATCATCTCCGGGCGGTACCAGCAGCGCTGGGGTGGTCAGTGGTTCGACTCGGCTGCTTTCCCGCCGGACGACGTACCGACGCTGGCGGAGATCCTGCGCGACCAGGGGTATCGCACCGGGTACTTCGGCAAGGTGCACTACGGGAAAGAGGACGTGGGGGACAGGGCGTGTCCGCCACACCACGGGTTCGAGGAGACGCTGTACGGGCTGGCGGGGCAGTCATTCGGTCGGCTGAACTACATGCATCACTCCGAGGACTCAGTGACGTCGTACGGACAACCGGCCGCGCACCACATGGCTGTGCAGCCGCTGCTGTCTGGCGACGCGCCGGTTGAGCATGAGGGCTTCTTGACGGCTGAGTTCGGCCGGCGGGCGGCGGAGTTCATGGAGGCGGAGGACGAGCGGCCGTACTTCTGCATGGTCGCGTTCAACGCCGTACACAACTTCTGCTGGCAGCTGCCGGAGTCCGAGCTGGAGGCGCGGGGTCTACCGGCCTTCCACGACTGGTCCCCAGAGACCGACGGCCCGTTCATGGAGTGGTACGACGACGTGATCGTGCCGAATCTGCCGCATGGACGGGAGTACTACCTCGCCCAGCTGGAGCTGATGGACGCGGAGATCGGGCGGCTGCTCGACGTGGCCGGCGACGACACGATCGTGGTGTACGTGACCGACAACGGTGGGTCGACCTGCAACTTCGGCGACAACGCTCCGCTGCGCGGGACGAAGTACACGCTGTGGGACGGCGGTATCCGGATCCCGATGCTCTGGCGCTGGCCGGGGCAGCTGCCGGCTGGTCGCAGTACTGACGCGTTGGTGAGCACGATGGACCTGGTGCCGACGCTGGCCGCGGCGGCCGGTGCGACCGTGGAGGGCGCCGACGGCCTCGACATCCTGCCGGTACTGGCCGGGTCGGCCGACGTGGCCCACGAGAACCTGCACTGGGACTGCGGGTTCCAGTGGGCCGTGCGGTCGGGGGACTGGAAGCTCAGTTGGGTCGACGACGACGCCAACACCCGGCATCTACGCGACTACGAGCACGCGCCGATGGGGGAGGGCTGGTTCCTCGCGCACCTGGCCGACGACATCGGCGAGCAGACCAACCACCTGGCAGACCAGCCCGACGTCGTTGCCCGGCTGCAGTCGTTGCACGCGGAGTGGCGCGCGGAGGTGGGACTGGAGCCTCAGACCGTCAGCCCGTAG